From the genome of Pelosinus fermentans DSM 17108:
CCACCAAACTCTATGTGGTTGGATCTATGTGCAAAAATGTAATTAAGGGAGCAAGAGATATGACGGATACAACATTCCAAGAAGAAACCATTATACGGACATCAGGCTCCCATAATTGCGGCGGTCGCTGCATTGTTAAAGCTCATGTAAAAGACGGACGCATTGTTCGTATTACCAGTGATGATGAACGTCCCGATACGGATAAAAGACCCCAATTGCGTGGCTGCCTTCGCTGCCGGGCCTACAGGAGCTATTTGTATCATGAGGACCGGCTGAAGTATCCGATGAAGCGAATTGGTAAACGGGGAGAAGGTCTATTTGAACGTATTTCCTGGGAAGAAGCCTTAGATACGATTGCAGATCATACGAAACGAATTATGGCTGAGTACGGTCCAGAGGCCATTTATCTTTCCTACGCAACAGGCAATGCCGGGAAAACGTCGGAACAGGTCTGGATGAGACGGCTGCTGGCACTCTATGGAGGCTATTTAGATTACTATGGAACCTATAGCTCAGCTTGTACCAACGCCGCAACCCCATATACATATGGGACTGTCAATAGTGGCAGCAGCCGAGAAGATTGGGTTAATTCGAAGCTTATCATTCTGATGGGATTTAACCCGGCTGCAACCATTCATGGAACGAATACAGCCTATTATCTAAAAAAGGCTAAGGAAGCCGGGGCAAAAATTATTTGCATTGATCCTCTGTATTCAGATACCGCTGTTGCTCTGGCTGATCAATGGATACCCATTCGCCCTACCACCGATAGTGCTCTTTTGGATGCAATGGCCTATGTGATCATTACAGAAAATCTGCAGGATCAGGTATTCTTGGATACCTATTGTCTCGGTTTTGATGAGGATCATATGCCGGAAGGTATTCCAGCGGGAAACTCATACAAAAGCTATATTCTTGGTACGGGTACAGATCAGGTTCCTAAAACCCCTGCCTGGGCGGAAAGATCAACAGGCATTCCAAGGGAGATCATTATTCAGCTGGCTAGGGAATATGCCCTGAATAAACCGGGTGCGCTCATCCAGGGATTTGGACCCCAGCGCCATGCCTATGGCGAACAGCCGCCCCGCAGTGGGGCGGCCCTTGCTGCAATGACAGGAAACATTGGCATAAAAGGCGGCTGGGCTTCTGGCTGCGGTTCACCATGCCGCAAACAGTATGTTGGTTCGATTCCTATCAATAACCCCTGCAAAGCAGCAATCTCCATGTACATGTGGCCGCTGGCAATTCAAAAAGGGACTGAACTAGGGAAAAGAGAGGGAGTCCGGGGTGTTGATAAGCTGTCAGCCAACATTAAGCTAATATTTAATCTCGCCGGTAACTGCCTCATCAATCAGCATTCTGATACGAATGGAACGGCAGAACTGTTAGGCGATGAAAATTTAGCTCAATTTATTGTAGTCAGTGATCATTTTCTTACAAGCAGCGCGAAATTTGCCGATATCTTGCTGCCGGGTGATAATTTCATGGAGCGGGAAGATATTGTATTACCCTGGTCTGCCGGTGATTATGTATTGTTTATGAATAAGGCAGTGGATACGGTTTATGAATGCCGAAACGGATATGACTGGATCAGGGATTTAGCTGAAAGATTGGAACTTACAGCTGAATTTACCCAAGGAAAAACGCTGGAAGACTGGCTGCGTTTTATTGTCGATGAAACCCGCAAAGAAAATCCTGGTTTTCCCTCCTATGAAGAATTTAAAGAAAAAGGTGTATATGACTGGGAGTATGAGGAACCTGCAATTGCCTTTAAGGAGCAGATTGAAGATCCCCGGCACCATCCATTTCCCACCCCTTCCGGGAAAATCGAATTTTTCTCATCACGCTTATGGGAATTGGATAAGCCTGCTGAAGTGCCTGCCATTCCCAAATATATTCCCGCCTGGGAAGGACCGGAAGATCCTCTGCGGGGCACGTATCCGCTGCAATGTATTGGTCATCATACCAAACGGCGTGTGCATTCCATGTTTGATAATAATGACTGGATGGAGGAGGCAGAAGCACAAGTCTTTTGGATTAGCATATATGATGCAAAAAAGCGCGGCATAAAAAATGGTGAAAGGGTTTGTATCTATAATACCCGGGGTAAAGTCATACTCACCGCTAAAGTCACTCCCCGCATTATGCCCGGGGTGATTTCGATACCCCAGGGGGGCTGGTGGTCACCGGATAAGGAGGGGACCGACCAACGCGGCTGCATCAATACATTAACCAAATACCAGCCGACGCCACTGGCTTTTGCGAATCCTCAGCATACCAACCTGGTTGAAGTGGCGAAACTGGATCAAATGGAGGCAGAGAAATGAGCAAGCAGATCGCATTTTATGTTGAGCAAAAACATTGTATGGGCTGCAGTGCCTGCCAAATTGCCTGCAAAGATAAGCATAATCTGCCTCTCGGTCAGAATTTTAGACAAATTCATGCCTATGAAGGCGGCGATTTTACCATTTCCGGCAATGTTGTTTATCAAAATACCTATGCCTATTGGATACCGGTTAGCTGCAATCATTGTGTAGATGCTCCTTGCATTGCCGTGTGTCCAAGTAAAGCGATATTCAAAAGACAAGAAGATGGATTGGTGCTGATTAACGAAAAGAGCTGTATTGGCTGCCGCCGTTGTTTTGCAGTTTGTCCTTATCAGGCACCACAGTTTGATGCTGCCAACGGTAAGATGAAGAAATGTGACTTCTGCCAGGATCTCTTGCAGCAAGGAACCGCGCCGGCTTGTGTTTCAGCCTGCCCTATGCGTGTGCTGGGATATGGCGAGCTCAGTGAATTACAGAAAAAGTATGGTGATACCAGCTGGGTAAAGGGACTGCCCAATACAGCAAAAATCAAACCAGCCTGGGTCCTGGTACCCCACCGTGATGCAGTCGATGTATGATCGATATATTGGAAAGGACTGAAAAAACGAAAAAGGGCAGAAAAAATAGGGCTTGGCATATTGCCAAGCCCTATTTTTTGCTATAACTGCTATACAATTACAGTAGTATCAACTTTATTGGCAGCTTCTACGGGTTTATGAGTTGTAATTAGTTTTTTTGGTATAGCAATTGTTAATAGGGTAGTGAGAAGTGCCCAGCAGGCTAAAAAGTACATGCCACCCGATGTAGAGTTAGTAAGGTCCTTTAAGTAGCCTACAACGTAGGGACCAGCAAAGCCGCCTAAATTGCCGATGGAATTTATCATGGCAATACCAACAGCTGCAGTTCCTTCTGATAGAAAAGCACTTGGCAATGTCCAGAAACTTCCTGCAAAACTGTAAATACCAATAATACTCACAATAATCCATAGCATAGACCAGAAAATATCAGTGGTCATTGTAAGGGCAATTAAACCAACAAATGCGCTGGAGATCGGTAAGCCGATATGATAACGCCGTTCCATGGTTTTATCTGAATGGCGAGCGACTAAAATCATAGCGATCACACCGAAGATATAAGGGATTGTTGAGATCAGTCCAACTTGTGTATTGGTCAGTGTTTTCGATAATGCCTTAATGATTTGGGGCATCCACATACTAAGACCATACATGGTGCTAACATAACCGAAAAAGATAATGGAAAGATGCCAGACACGAAGATCCTTAAGCGCTTCCCATTTAGAAATTTTAATTTTAGCAAGCTTGGCTTCATGTTCGTTTTTCAGTTCCGTTAAAAGCCATTCTTTTTCTTCTTTTGTTAAGAATTTGGCTTGTTCAGGGCGGTCAATCAGATAATAAAGCGTTGTGATGCCGAGAATGACGGCTGGAATGCCTTCCAGAATAAACAGCCAGCGCCAGCCAGCCATCTGCAGCCATTGAATATTGTCCATAATCCATGTGGATATAGGTCCTACTAAAATGTTATTGAATGCCATGCCTGTCATAAAGATGGCGATTGTTCTCGCTAGATGTCTCGCTGGGAACCAATAGGTCATGTAAAGAATCATTCCAGGATAAAATCCGGCTTCGGCAACTCCAAGGAGTACTCTTAGTATTCCAAATTGAGTTGCATCTTGAACAAAACCAGTAAAAACAGTAACGAGTCCCCAGGTAAAAAGAATTCGAGCCATCCAAATCCGGGCACCGACCTTGTGCATAATTACGTTGCTTGGAATTTCAAAAAAGAAATAAGCAATAAAAAATATACCTGCGATGGTACCGAAAGCCGTGGAGGAGATAGCGAGCGCTTTATTCATTTCAAGTGCTGCAAAACTAATATTGACCCGATCCATCATTGCTACAATGTATAGTAAAAAAATATAGGGAACAATTCTCCAACGCAATTTTGCCATTAAACGTTCTTCATCAAAAAGTAAATTATTTATCATACATGGCAGCCTCCTGACTATTTTTTAATCCGAGGTATTTTACATTGACTAAGTGAGAATCGTTAAAGCCCCCTTTCACATAAAGATCAAACATCAAACGTCTAATGAATATTCTAATTATAGAATGAGGAGAAATGACCTGTCAATATAATAAACAGAAAATTTTATATATTAAGAATTAAAAAAATACAATATAAATATTATAGTTAATAACATAGGTGAGCGCTGTTAGTTCCACTAAAATGATTGCTTACAATGGCAGATAGCAAGCTAACAAAAATAATATTAAATATTTTGAAAATATATTGACAAAAAGAAAAATGATATGCTAATCTTAATTTAAACATCAAACGTCTGACGTCTTATGATTGCAAAGAGGTTAATAATATAACAAGGAGTGGGTAAATACATGCTTAAAAACGACAATAATATTGATTTACAATCCAAAGCGAATCAATTACGGTTGGATGTAGTCCAAATGGTGCATAGGGCAAAAGACGGACATCCAGGTCCAGCTCTTTCCATAGCGGATATCATAGCTGTTTTATATTTTAAAGAATTAAAGATTGATGCAAACAATCCTCAGTGGGAAGATCGCGATCGTTTTATTCTTTCCAAAGGTCATGCCTGCACCGTACTATATGCAGCACTGGCAAGGAGCGGATTCTTCTCAATTGACGAATGCAGAGGACTTAGAAGTTTGGGCAGTATGCTGCAGGGTCATCCCGATATGAACAAGACCCCAGGTATTGACATGACCTCCGGCTCCCTGGGAAATGGCTTATCTCTTGGAGTAGGTATAGCATTAGCAGCAAAATATCGTAAAAAGTCGTATACCACTTATGTTGTAATGGGGGATGGAGAAATCCAAGAAGGAATTGTATGGGAAGCTGCCATGTGCGCCAGTAAATATCAATTAAATAATTTAATTTTATTTATTGATAGTAATGGGTGGCAGAGCGGGGACAGTATTGAACAGGTAAGTGGTCTCTTACCAATTCTGCCTAAGTGGCAAGCTTTTAACTGGCATTGCCAAACCATTGATGGACATGATTTTACACAAATTATAAATGCCATTGATCAGGCAAAAAAGAGCCCGCAGCCCTCCGTTATTATCGCAGATACTGTCAAGGGTAAGGGTCTTGCTTATATGGAAAATGATAATTCTTGGCATAAACGAGTTCCTGATGACGAACAACTTACCATTGCATTAAAAACATTAGGCGGTGATGTAAATGAGTAATTATAAAGGAACAAGAGAAGCTTTTTCCCAAGCGTTAATTGATCTGGCGCAAGAGGACGATCGATTCGTATTTGTATCTGCCGATTCGCTAAAAGCCATGAGAGCTACGGCTTTTGCAGAAAAATTTCCTGACAGATACATTGAAGTCGGCATTGCAGAGCAGAATGCTGTTGCTGTTGCTGCTGGACTTGCTAGCTGCGGTCTTATTCCTTATGTCGGCACATATGGCGGTTTTATTACGATGAGAGCATGTGAACAATTGCGAACCTTTGTTGCTTATCCCGGTTTACATGTGAATTTTATCGGTATAAACGGCGGCGTTTTTGGCGGTGAGCGTGAAGGCGTTACCCATCAGTTCTTTGAGGATTTGGGCATTGTCCGAAGTATTCCAGGCATTACAGTAGTTGCCCCTGCGGATGCTCATCAAGTTTACCAGGCAGTCAAAGCTATTTCAAAGATTGACGGTCCTGTTTATTTAAGAGCAGGCAGTGGACGGGAGCATGTCGTCTATGATCAAGAGACACCTTTTGAGCTGGGAAAAATTAGAGTGTTAGGTAAGTATGGAAATCATGCTGCACTCTTTGCCAATGGCTTTATTTTATACAGAGCGATTGAAGCAGCCAAACGTCTCAATGAACAAGGAATTCAGGTTACATTAGTCGATGTTCATACCTTAAAACCCATTGATGTAGAGGGAATTACGGCTATTTTGCAGGACTGCGGTGCTGCCGTTACCGTTGAAGATCACAATATCATCGGGGGACTTGGGGATGCTATTTCCAAAGTGAGTACAGAACATTGCCCTGTACGTATTGAACGAGTGGGTCTGCAAGATATTTTCCCAAGCTCTGGCCCTGCTGAAGAAGTAGCCGATTATTATGGAATGTCGGTCAATCATATTGTGGATGCTGTCAAAAAAGTCTTACAAAGAAAGTAAAGGGGATGTGGATGTGAATAAAAAACTGGTTGTAAGTGTAATCGGTGCAGGCGGAAAAATGGGTACTCGAGTGACCAATAACTTAATAAAGCACCCTGATACAATTGAATTATATTATTGCGAGAACTCGGAGTTTGGGATAAAAGCCATCAAAGAGCGGGGGGTTGATGTTACCCCTGCTGAAGTTGCAGTACCCATAAGCGATATTGTTGTTCTAGCTGTTCCTGATAAAATTATTTATGATGTTTCTGTTGGTATCGTGAAGATGATGGCGGCTAATAAAAGTTTAATTATTTTAGATCCAGCAGCAGCAGTGGCTAAAGAATTGGCTTTACGGGATGATTGTACTTTTGTTGTCACTCATCCCTGCCATCCTTCCTATTTCTTAGACCAGGACACCTATGAGGCAAGACATGACTATTTTGGCGGAATTGCTGGGAAACAGGACATTGTGATTGGCAAAATTCAAGGTTCTGAGGAAAACTTCACGAAAGCCAGAATGGTGAGCGAAATCATGTTTGCACCTGTTGTAAATAGTTATGTTATGGGGATTCGAGATATTGCTTTTTTAGAACCAACTTTAGTGGAAATTTTAGGAGCAACAACCTTATATGCAATGGCAGAAACGGTTAAAGAGGCGGAACGACGCGGCATTCCAAGAGCCGCTGCCGAATCCTTTCTGGCTGGTCATGTATATAATCTTTCGGCTAATTTCCTCGGCAAGTTGGGCAATACGAAGGTTTCAGATGCCTGTCTTGTTGCAATTGATCTTGGCAATCGACTGGTACTTCGAGATGACTGGAAAAGAATTTGGGATGATGAAGTCTTAGATAATGTGATCGCGACTATGCTTCACCCCCATGATCCCCAAATTTAGATGAAATATGTGATTGTCTTGTATAGAGATAATCACATATTTTCATTCATTGAAGGTCTTTTTATTTATTGTCATTATCTGTTTGCTAAAAATAACAAATAAACTAATAAAATGTTATAATATAGGAAATATTGATACATGTTTAATTAAGCGGACAGAGGGGTAGATACAAGGTGAACGTAAAGCAAAATAATGAATTTGATTTTTCAATATTGTTAACGCCGAAGCCAAATGAATCATCTGTTGATTATGTTATAAATAATATTAAGGAATTGCTGTTAACTAAAAAAATAATACCTGGCGACAGGCTGCCTCCTGAAATGGAACTGGCTAAGTTATTATCTGTTAGCAGAGGGTCTATTCGAGAAGCAATGAAGATACTGGCCGCTTTTGGTATAATTGAAATAAGACGCGGCGACGGTACGTATGTGTCCTCTGATATTGAAGGTAAAGTTTTATTTGATCCTCTGTTGTTTAGTTTTATACTTTCTCAGCCAGAATTTGAAGAGTTAAAAGAATTACGCCTGCTATTAGAGAAAGATGTCATTCGCCTTGTAATAAAAAATGCCAATGATGATGATGTTCAAGCCTTGCGAAAGTGTTATGAAATCATGGAAGTTCTTAAAAATAATAATGAGCAAATGTATGACAAGGTTTTAGAATGTGACTTGGAATTTCATCGTATTCTTGGTAAAATCACAAGAAATAAACTGTTAGAAAAAATATATAATTTTGTGATGGAGTATTTCAAACCGTTTATTGCACAAAGTATTCGGAAACATACGTATTTTAGTTTGGAATCGAAGCAAACCCATAAGAATATTTTAGAAGCCATTGAAAAAAGGGACTTTGTTACGGCAGAAAAAGCTGTGGAAGACTCGGTTGAAGTATGGAAAAATCTTATTTTTAAATAAAGGTGAAGCAATGAAAATTGGTCAATATGATGCAGTCATTCAGGAAGCTGCGACATCCGGAGAATAAATAGAAAAAAGGGATCATTTTTGATCCCTTTTTTCTATTTATTTAAATAAGGTTTTCATGTAAATCATTTACTATCGATTTAATTATAATTTATGGGTTATGGCGGGGGAGCAGGATAAGGTAAGAATATTGATTGATAGGGTTACAGCATTATACGTAACCGCACAATGCTGTACGGTTCGGTTGTCCTGATCGGTTCATTGCAGTAAAGATTCTAAAGACTTCATTGCACATATACACGGATTATGAGGATGGCACGTTTATTGCATAGTTATTATATAGATGGAAGATAACTTCCAGCGTGAATCGTGAATATAGTAAGATAACCAAAATGGGAGGAAAAAATGGAAAATAACAGAGTTTACAGATCTAATGAGAATAACGTGGTATTTAGAAGAATCGTGTATTATATACTCGGTGTATTTGAGGCTCTTTTTGCCTTTCGACTTATTTTCAAACTCCTTGGGGCAAATCCTGAGAGTGCCTTTGTGTCATTTATTTATACTATTTCAGGAAATTTCCTGGCCCCCTTCAGTGGTATTTTTAGAGCTGCGGTAAATAAAGGGATTGAAACGCAGTCGGTTCTGGAGCCTACTACCATTATAGCTATGGTTGTTTATGTGTTTATTGGCTATGGAATAGTAAGGTTAGTTAAAATTTACGAAAGCTCTAAAACGAGAAGATTACAATGAAGGCTTAATCAATGAAGCATTAAGAAAACAAAGAGGTGACTTATGGATAATGAGATAAAAGGATGGCGTAATTATCCAATTGTAATTTTTACTGGCGTACTAGTACTATATACTGTCAGTAATTCAATTATTACACTATTTAATTTGTAAGTATAAGTGGGTATATCTTTAATAGACAGTAATTTATTCAATTGGAAAGTTGTCACATCTCTGTAACATGTTGGTGTTATAATTAGAACAAGGAATTAAGGAGTGGATTTTAATGAAAAACGTAGTTAAAAAAATAGTTGTTTTTTCAATGGTAGGTATGATGCAAATCGGTTTTGGTGCCTCAGTAATAGAAGCCTCATCGCTGCATAATAATGGTCCGCAGCGGATAGCGCAATTAGATAATAGAGATCGTCACAATAATGATAAGCAGCGTGATAATGATAGGCAGCGCGATAATGATAGACAGCGTGATCATGATAGACGGGAGCGTGAAGAAAACGAACGGCATGAAAAAGAAATGCGGCGACGTGATCATGAGAATGACCGGGACTGGAATGATCGAAAAGAGAGAGAAAATCAACGTCATGAAAATACGAGAAATGAAATTGCAGCAGGCTTGATTGGAATCTTGATTGGCACGCAAATTAAATAAAATAATAATTCCTCTGGCAAAACAGATATACTCCCTTTATAGAAGACAGTTAAAATAATAACTGTTTCTATGAAGGGAGTATTTTCATGGGGAGAAACGGTAAGATTCCAATAGAAGAAAAAGTGAGTTCGATTGAAAAATATCTGAATGCCATCAATGAATTTTTCGATGCAGCTCTTTTAGCAGGGAGGACTTTATCTGGGGAGCACGGAATTAGCATAACAAAACGACCTCATATTGCCAAGGCTTTAGGTGAAGCAGGGATCTACGCTGAAAATGGTCAAGATCCTAAAGGCCTTCTTAATCCAAGGAAGATTTGGTAGGGGGATCATGAGATGAAAATAGGAGGTGTAATTCATGATTTGGATTGGTATTTTAATTGTAGCTTTAACATTTCTTGCTATCATCAGACGTTATGAAACCAGGCTGGTTCTATTTGTAGCTGGCGTGGCAATGGCTTTAGTTGTTGGCAAGCCTTTAGTAGCAATAGATGCTTTCGCGAAAACAATGGTTAGCGGAGGGCTTGTAACAACGATCTGTACAGTGATGGGCTTTTCTTATGTAATGAAACTAACTGGCTGTGATAGTCATCTGGTAAACTTATTAACGAGTTTACTAAAGCAAGCTAAGTTTATCCTGATACCAGGAGCGGTTATCGTAACATGGATCATTAATATTGCTTTACCGAGTACCGCTGGCTGTGCTGCCGCTGTTGGCGCCGTATTAATACCTACATTGATCGTATCTGGCGTACACCCTGCGATGGCTGCAGCTTGTGTCATGTCTGGTACGATTGGCAGTGTCATGAGTCCTGGTCTTGCACATAATCCATTTGTGGCAAAATTAGCCAATGTTGATGTGATGACAGTGATTGCTGGTCATACTATTCCTGCCCTTATTTCTCTTGCTGTTGCAGCAACAATGCTAACGATTGTTTGTCATTTGCGAAAAGAAGGTGCCAGTGCTGAGAGATCTACTGAAATTGCTAGTGGTGGTGAAAAATTTAAGGTTAACGTTGTAAAAGCTGTAGTTCCTGTCATTCCTCTGGTCTTGTTGGTACTAGGGAGCAAAATGGTTGCTCTGATTCCTGAGGTTACAGTTCCCCAAGCTATGATTATAGGTGCCATGCTTGGATTTGTCGTAACATGGGGCAATGCACAAGAAATATCCAAAAGCTTTTTTAAGGGCATGGGTGACTCTTATGGAGAAATAGTGGGTATTATCATTGCAGCAGCTGTGTTCACCCAGGGAATGGATACCATTGGACTTACGGGTGCACTGATTGAAAATATGAAAGAATCACAGGATGTAGCAAGATATGCGGCATCCATCGGTCCATTTTTTCTCGCAGTTTTAAGTGGATCAGGTGATGCGGCTGCTCTTGCCTTCAATGGTGCAGTTACTCCGCATGCTGCGCAGTTTGGGTTTAAAATTACAGATATGGGCTCCCTTGCTACAATATCTGGTGGTTTAGGACGTACAATGTCTCCTGTTGCTGGTGGTGCCATTGTATGTGCAACAATAGCTGGTGTAAATCCGATGGAGATCGCTAAACGTACCGCCCCAGGAATGTTTTGTGCCCTTGTTGCTGTCTTAATTGTTTTTTCATTCAACTAATTTGCTGCTTAATCCAATGTCGAACATGATTTATCATGGATAACAGGGCTTATTTACCACAATGGCTGTACAAAACGTGGTAAATAAGCCCTGTAATTATGCTGCCTGTTACATTTTTTAGTGAGTTGCCATATCATGGAATAGCGATTATAATTGCTTTGAAAAGAGTTACTTATTGCTACGATTTAAGCTTAGAACCTTTTGGTAAAGGAGGTCAAAATGGAGATACGACATCTGGAATATTTCATAGAGGTAGCGCGGCAAAAGAGTTTTAGTAAAGCGGCTGACCAAATGCATATTTCCCAACCATCAATTAGTAAAATAATTAAAGAGATTGAGGGCCATTTTGGAGTGGTATTATTTTATCGTACTACAAAGTATGTGGAATTGACTGACGCAGGTGAAATTATTTTGGAACAAGCAGAGAATATTGTTTCATCTTTTCAAAATATAAGTGCTAATTTAGTTGGAGGATCTAATTTAAAATCAGGGAAAATACGGATCGGTATTCCGCCAATTACGGGTCTGACATCATTTTCCCGCTTATTTGGCCCTTTTAAAAGGGCCTATCCGAATATTAATATACAGCTATTTG
Proteins encoded in this window:
- a CDS encoding DMSO/selenate family reductase complex A subunit, which codes for MCKNVIKGARDMTDTTFQEETIIRTSGSHNCGGRCIVKAHVKDGRIVRITSDDERPDTDKRPQLRGCLRCRAYRSYLYHEDRLKYPMKRIGKRGEGLFERISWEEALDTIADHTKRIMAEYGPEAIYLSYATGNAGKTSEQVWMRRLLALYGGYLDYYGTYSSACTNAATPYTYGTVNSGSSREDWVNSKLIILMGFNPAATIHGTNTAYYLKKAKEAGAKIICIDPLYSDTAVALADQWIPIRPTTDSALLDAMAYVIITENLQDQVFLDTYCLGFDEDHMPEGIPAGNSYKSYILGTGTDQVPKTPAWAERSTGIPREIIIQLAREYALNKPGALIQGFGPQRHAYGEQPPRSGAALAAMTGNIGIKGGWASGCGSPCRKQYVGSIPINNPCKAAISMYMWPLAIQKGTELGKREGVRGVDKLSANIKLIFNLAGNCLINQHSDTNGTAELLGDENLAQFIVVSDHFLTSSAKFADILLPGDNFMEREDIVLPWSAGDYVLFMNKAVDTVYECRNGYDWIRDLAERLELTAEFTQGKTLEDWLRFIVDETRKENPGFPSYEEFKEKGVYDWEYEEPAIAFKEQIEDPRHHPFPTPSGKIEFFSSRLWELDKPAEVPAIPKYIPAWEGPEDPLRGTYPLQCIGHHTKRRVHSMFDNNDWMEEAEAQVFWISIYDAKKRGIKNGERVCIYNTRGKVILTAKVTPRIMPGVISIPQGGWWSPDKEGTDQRGCINTLTKYQPTPLAFANPQHTNLVEVAKLDQMEAEK
- a CDS encoding DMSO/selenate family reductase complex B subunit gives rise to the protein MSKQIAFYVEQKHCMGCSACQIACKDKHNLPLGQNFRQIHAYEGGDFTISGNVVYQNTYAYWIPVSCNHCVDAPCIAVCPSKAIFKRQEDGLVLINEKSCIGCRRCFAVCPYQAPQFDAANGKMKKCDFCQDLLQQGTAPACVSACPMRVLGYGELSELQKKYGDTSWVKGLPNTAKIKPAWVLVPHRDAVDV
- a CDS encoding MFS transporter, encoding MINNLLFDEERLMAKLRWRIVPYIFLLYIVAMMDRVNISFAALEMNKALAISSTAFGTIAGIFFIAYFFFEIPSNVIMHKVGARIWMARILFTWGLVTVFTGFVQDATQFGILRVLLGVAEAGFYPGMILYMTYWFPARHLARTIAIFMTGMAFNNILVGPISTWIMDNIQWLQMAGWRWLFILEGIPAVILGITTLYYLIDRPEQAKFLTKEEKEWLLTELKNEHEAKLAKIKISKWEALKDLRVWHLSIIFFGYVSTMYGLSMWMPQIIKALSKTLTNTQVGLISTIPYIFGVIAMILVARHSDKTMERRYHIGLPISSAFVGLIALTMTTDIFWSMLWIIVSIIGIYSFAGSFWTLPSAFLSEGTAAVGIAMINSIGNLGGFAGPYVVGYLKDLTNSTSGGMYFLACWALLTTLLTIAIPKKLITTHKPVEAANKVDTTVIV
- a CDS encoding transketolase, yielding MLKNDNNIDLQSKANQLRLDVVQMVHRAKDGHPGPALSIADIIAVLYFKELKIDANNPQWEDRDRFILSKGHACTVLYAALARSGFFSIDECRGLRSLGSMLQGHPDMNKTPGIDMTSGSLGNGLSLGVGIALAAKYRKKSYTTYVVMGDGEIQEGIVWEAAMCASKYQLNNLILFIDSNGWQSGDSIEQVSGLLPILPKWQAFNWHCQTIDGHDFTQIINAIDQAKKSPQPSVIIADTVKGKGLAYMENDNSWHKRVPDDEQLTIALKTLGGDVNE
- a CDS encoding transketolase family protein, which produces MSNYKGTREAFSQALIDLAQEDDRFVFVSADSLKAMRATAFAEKFPDRYIEVGIAEQNAVAVAAGLASCGLIPYVGTYGGFITMRACEQLRTFVAYPGLHVNFIGINGGVFGGEREGVTHQFFEDLGIVRSIPGITVVAPADAHQVYQAVKAISKIDGPVYLRAGSGREHVVYDQETPFELGKIRVLGKYGNHAALFANGFILYRAIEAAKRLNEQGIQVTLVDVHTLKPIDVEGITAILQDCGAAVTVEDHNIIGGLGDAISKVSTEHCPVRIERVGLQDIFPSSGPAEEVADYYGMSVNHIVDAVKKVLQRK
- a CDS encoding phosphogluconate dehydrogenase C-terminal domain-containing protein; translation: MNKKLVVSVIGAGGKMGTRVTNNLIKHPDTIELYYCENSEFGIKAIKERGVDVTPAEVAVPISDIVVLAVPDKIIYDVSVGIVKMMAANKSLIILDPAAAVAKELALRDDCTFVVTHPCHPSYFLDQDTYEARHDYFGGIAGKQDIVIGKIQGSEENFTKARMVSEIMFAPVVNSYVMGIRDIAFLEPTLVEILGATTLYAMAETVKEAERRGIPRAAAESFLAGHVYNLSANFLGKLGNTKVSDACLVAIDLGNRLVLRDDWKRIWDDEVLDNVIATMLHPHDPQI
- a CDS encoding FadR/GntR family transcriptional regulator, with the protein product MNVKQNNEFDFSILLTPKPNESSVDYVINNIKELLLTKKIIPGDRLPPEMELAKLLSVSRGSIREAMKILAAFGIIEIRRGDGTYVSSDIEGKVLFDPLLFSFILSQPEFEELKELRLLLEKDVIRLVIKNANDDDVQALRKCYEIMEVLKNNNEQMYDKVLECDLEFHRILGKITRNKLLEKIYNFVMEYFKPFIAQSIRKHTYFSLESKQTHKNILEAIEKRDFVTAEKAVEDSVEVWKNLIFK
- a CDS encoding YggT family protein is translated as MENNRVYRSNENNVVFRRIVYYILGVFEALFAFRLIFKLLGANPESAFVSFIYTISGNFLAPFSGIFRAAVNKGIETQSVLEPTTIIAMVVYVFIGYGIVRLVKIYESSKTRRLQ
- a CDS encoding FAD-linked oxidase C-terminal domain-containing protein, which translates into the protein MGRNGKIPIEEKVSSIEKYLNAINEFFDAALLAGRTLSGEHGISITKRPHIAKALGEAGIYAENGQDPKGLLNPRKIW
- the dcuC gene encoding C4-dicarboxylate transporter DcuC, which translates into the protein MIWIGILIVALTFLAIIRRYETRLVLFVAGVAMALVVGKPLVAIDAFAKTMVSGGLVTTICTVMGFSYVMKLTGCDSHLVNLLTSLLKQAKFILIPGAVIVTWIINIALPSTAGCAAAVGAVLIPTLIVSGVHPAMAAACVMSGTIGSVMSPGLAHNPFVAKLANVDVMTVIAGHTIPALISLAVAATMLTIVCHLRKEGASAERSTEIASGGEKFKVNVVKAVVPVIPLVLLVLGSKMVALIPEVTVPQAMIIGAMLGFVVTWGNAQEISKSFFKGMGDSYGEIVGIIIAAAVFTQGMDTIGLTGALIENMKESQDVARYAASIGPFFLAVLSGSGDAAALAFNGAVTPHAAQFGFKITDMGSLATISGGLGRTMSPVAGGAIVCATIAGVNPMEIAKRTAPGMFCALVAVLIVFSFN